In Listeria monocytogenes, the following proteins share a genomic window:
- a CDS encoding putative RNA methyltransferase: protein MLSKMEINKRALKENMALLACPICGEAFEFREPQSFVCLEGHGFDIAKPGYVHLLKQAHKTKYDQALFESRKKVIASGFFEKLIERVTEIIAEKKKEQLVLYDAGCGEGSHLARVVSNLQATGVYVQAVGLDIAKEGVKQAARDYPGTSWTVADLANCPNQAETADVILNILSPSNYVEFKRLLKKDGFLLKVVPEANYLRELREFIYVDEKSSYSNESVTSRLAEKLSVEHVERVTYKAPIAKELFADFLEMTPLGWHIEADKKSELLGNPPEELTVDLQIIIANRAHLL, encoded by the coding sequence TTGTTATCAAAAATGGAGATAAATAAACGCGCTTTGAAAGAAAATATGGCACTTCTTGCTTGTCCGATTTGTGGCGAAGCATTCGAGTTTAGAGAGCCGCAGTCATTTGTATGCCTAGAAGGTCACGGGTTTGATATCGCCAAACCAGGTTACGTACATTTACTAAAACAAGCGCATAAAACAAAATACGATCAAGCATTATTCGAATCCCGTAAAAAAGTGATTGCGAGTGGCTTTTTTGAAAAATTAATCGAACGAGTGACAGAAATTATTGCGGAGAAGAAAAAAGAACAACTTGTTTTATATGATGCGGGTTGCGGGGAAGGAAGTCATTTGGCGCGAGTCGTATCAAATTTACAAGCGACTGGTGTTTATGTCCAAGCTGTTGGCTTAGATATCGCCAAAGAGGGAGTGAAACAAGCGGCACGCGACTATCCTGGTACTTCTTGGACGGTAGCTGATTTAGCCAATTGTCCTAATCAAGCAGAGACGGCGGATGTCATTTTAAATATTTTATCGCCATCGAATTACGTGGAGTTCAAACGGCTTTTAAAGAAGGATGGGTTTTTGTTAAAAGTAGTGCCAGAAGCGAATTATTTACGCGAATTACGTGAATTTATTTATGTTGATGAGAAAAGTAGTTATTCAAATGAGTCGGTCACATCACGGTTAGCAGAAAAGTTAAGCGTAGAGCATGTCGAACGAGTGACCTACAAAGCGCCGATTGCCAAAGAATTATTTGCAGATTTTCTTGAAATGACGCCACTTGGTTGGCATATTGAAGCGGATAAAAAAAGCGAATTACTGGGAAACCCACCAGAAGAATTAACCGTTGACTTGCAAATTATTATCGCGAATAGAGCACATCTTTTGTAA
- a CDS encoding dihydrofolate reductase, producing the protein MIIFVWAQDRAGNIGKDNKMPWHLPGDLQFFKKTTTGKTLVMGRKTYESLGKALPNRKTIVLTRDQGLKLDDAEILHSKEAVLALAETGEPIYIVGGAEIYRLFMDVADQLIVTKIDAEFEADTAFPKVDWENFSEVAKEFHEKDEKNKYNYTFYTYERN; encoded by the coding sequence ATGATTATTTTTGTTTGGGCACAAGACCGCGCTGGTAATATTGGAAAAGATAACAAAATGCCGTGGCACTTACCAGGAGATTTGCAGTTTTTCAAAAAAACGACGACTGGGAAAACACTTGTCATGGGGCGAAAAACCTATGAATCGTTAGGAAAAGCTTTACCAAATAGAAAGACAATCGTATTGACACGAGATCAAGGTCTCAAGTTAGATGATGCAGAGATACTTCATTCAAAAGAAGCTGTTCTAGCCCTTGCTGAGACAGGGGAACCAATCTATATAGTTGGTGGTGCAGAAATCTATCGTTTATTTATGGATGTGGCGGATCAGCTGATTGTGACAAAAATTGATGCAGAGTTTGAGGCTGATACTGCGTTTCCTAAAGTGGATTGGGAGAATTTTTCCGAAGTGGCGAAAGAATTCCATGAAAAAGATGAAAAAAATAAGTACAATTACACTTTTTATACGTATGAAAGAAATTAG